A window from Bufo bufo chromosome 1, aBufBuf1.1, whole genome shotgun sequence encodes these proteins:
- the LOC120989223 gene encoding olfactory receptor 11L1-like, with protein MQSNNFSLVTEIFLLGFQNILNFKIFFSLLLLIIFSVTVCGNLLIILAVSYSRSLHSPMYFFLTQLSFSDILLTTIIIPNMLHILLYEGTPVSFIGCLIQFYLFIATEAFECLLLTVMSYDRYQAICNPLHYTTVIDNSFCLKTILVIWLIIFCMILMFSVTMSQYQFCGPNVIDHFFCDLDPVLELSCSDTSLVKIESMILVIPIVLCPFTVIIVSYVYIIFTILKIPSVTGRQKTFSTCSSHLAVVSIYYGTIITMYLLSNTEGVKKILSLFYTVITPILNPVIYSLSNRDIKQAFRKLLSKVSSGLQTSWLRGMPPL; from the coding sequence ATGCAATCTAATAATTTTAGTTTGGTGACAGAAATATTTCTCTTGGGATTTCAGAACATACTGAATTTTAAGATTTTCTTCTCTCTTCTGCTTCTGATCATCTTCTCTGTGACAGTATGTGGAAACCTCCTCATCATTCTAGCGGTGTCCTACAGCCGATCGCTCCACTCTCCCATGTACTTCTTCCTCACACAGCTATCCTTCTCGGATATCCTCCTTACCACCATCATAATACCTAACATGCTCCACATTTTGCTCTATGAAGGAACGCCTGTGTCTTTTATCGGCTGCTTAATACAATTTTACCTGTTTATAGCCACAGAGGCATTTGAATGCCTTCTCCTGACCGTGATGTCCTATGACCGGTATCAGGCAATCTGCAACCCTCTACATTACACCACAGTAATTGACAATTCATTCTGTCTAAAAACCATTTTGGTAATCTGGTTGATCATTTTTTGCATGATTTTGATGTTTTCTGTAACAATGAGTCAATATCAATTCTGTGGACCCAATGTCATTGACCATTTCTTCTGTGATTTGGATCCCGTACTTGAACTTTCCTGCTCAGATACTTCTTTAGTCAAAATAGAAAGTATGATATTGGTTATACCTATAGTCTTGTGCCCATTTACTGTGATCATTGTCTCATATGTGTACATTATCTTCACTATACTGAAGATTCCGTCTGTGACCGGGAGGCAGAAGACCTTTTCCACCTGCAGCTCTCACCTAGCTGTAGTGTCTATATATTACGGGACAATCATTACTATGTATTTATTATCAAATACGGAGGGTGTAAAGAAAATTCTCTCCTTGTTCTACACGGTTATCACTCCAATTCTgaaccctgttatatacagtctgAGTAACAGAGATATTAAGCAAGCTTTTAGAAAGCTATTGAGCAAAGTGTCTTCTGGCCTTCAAACAAGTTGGCTCAGAGGTATGCCTCCTTTGTAA